CGGACCCGGTCGAGCACGTCTTCACCACCGCCGACGGACGCGTCGTGGCCACCGCCACGGTCTCCGACGGCGACGTGGGCGGGATGCTCTCCGAGGCCATCGAGATGGACACGATCGACGGATACGACGTGGACCTGCTCTCCGACACCGCCTGGTCGCCCTCGATGGCCGAGGCGGAGTTCGCCCCCGAGTGTGCCGAGTGCGGCAACACGGTCGACACCGAAGGCGAGAGTGTCGAACTCGATGGCACGCTGTATCACTTCTGCTGTTCGTCCTGTCAGTCCCGGTTCGTCGACCACTACGAGGACCTTCGAGACGGCGCGACCTCCTGACGGAGT
This Halorientalis sp. IM1011 DNA region includes the following protein-coding sequences:
- a CDS encoding AsnC family transcriptional regulator codes for the protein MRGLDDTDREILDILLSDGRRPYSDIADAVDLSPPAVSDRIERLQEIGVVRRFTVDLDRTVLHEGVPVLVDLQVRPGRASAVADGLADADPVEHVFTTADGRVVATATVSDGDVGGMLSEAIEMDTIDGYDVDLLSDTAWSPSMAEAEFAPECAECGNTVDTEGESVELDGTLYHFCCSSCQSRFVDHYEDLRDGATS